DNA from Bombus vancouverensis nearcticus chromosome 14, iyBomVanc1_principal, whole genome shotgun sequence:
ATAAGATGTATAATttactaaattattaattagttattattaACTAATACAAATCATATTGTAGATGTACTAGTAAAAATTCTCATGAAAcacgatatatgtacatattatttcCATTTTCATTCATTGTACTATGAAAAAAAATAACAGAAATATAGAAGTAAGATTCGAATTTGTTTTTATACTAAATggaataataaatgtaaaaaattaaatgttcatattttttattacctTTTTATACGGCCATTGTTACAAGTGTAATTTTTTCTAACTAAATCAAGTCTAGAATAATAAACTATAGCTATATCATTTTTACAAAGTCTAATAAAACTTTCTTTGTCTTCTGATTTTTGTTGTCACTATACCTTAAATATATACAAGGACTACTTTGGTggatttttcttcatttcatctTTACCTCCTTGCAACTTTTGTCTAAATGTATTTGTAAACAGTTTTAATTGCTTGGCAAATTTTTCACGATCAAAAGGTAAATGATTATCAAGTGTTCTACTCCGAAGTATTAAATACGCTACAAATCGTGCAGACTCCCTAATTGGTTTTGTATTTGCTAATTTctcgattaatttttcattacgcATCAAATATGTAAATAACATGCGCAAGAAACCCATGCTGATATAAATTGCTTTTacttaaataaacaaaattatttatacttTTGGAACTTCAAATGTACACATGTTACGATATTTCAATAAAAGCTCTCTTTTAAGCCTAAGTTGTTTACGTAGAGTTTCAAGTTTTTGCAGCTGTTCTTCTTTACTGTATTCTATTCCTGGCAATCTTCTGatctataaaatatgaaaactatGTATTGTAAATACAGCATACGGTCtaagtatttatataaaaaaaaattacttttaccctgaaagtaaaagaaattttcataGTATTTTACCTGTGCCCTTGCAGAATCTAATTTCTTCTGAAGCTCTAATATTTTATGACTTGTATCTTGTGACTCTTTAGCTTTCTGTGTAGTGTCATGTGGATCTTTCTCAAcgctaaaaataaattaaatatacacgtaacataaacattgtgaaataaaatttttatactctataactaTGTTaacagattttatttgaaatatgcttATTTTAAAAGGATTTTAATACATATACGTATtgtatataatttctatataactACAACACATAAACTTGGTAGTACATCAATGTTTTAATATACCGATGAAATGACCTCTCTATTTTATTGTTATCATTCACAC
Protein-coding regions in this window:
- the MED9 gene encoding mediator complex subunit 9 — translated: MLDQNVIMESELSEEGALRSQFTVDDLDIEILPLIYEIIRSVEKDPHDTTQKAKESQDTSHKILELQKKLDSARAQIRRLPGIEYSKEEQLQKLETLRKQLRLKRELLLKYRNMCTFEVPKV